The window GCCAGGCCAAGGTCGCGGCCTTCGGCAGCACCCGCAAGGCGGGCCGCCCGGCCGACCAGGACGCCAACCTCCTGGCTATCCTGGAGTCCGGCGTCTGCACGGCAACCATTTTCGGCAAGAGCTGGGACTTTCACGTCTACCGGGCGCTCGGCACCACCCTGGAGGAGAATCTGGCCATGGTCGCCGACTCGGTGGCTTTCCTGAAGAGCCGCGGGCTGGAGGTGCTCTTCGACGCGGAGCACTTCTTCGACGGCTACCGGGCGAACCCCCAGTACGCCATGGCCGTGCTGCGCGCCGCCCAGGACGCCGGGGCCGACATGGTGGTGCTCTGCGACACCAACGGGGGCACTCTGCCCACCGAACTCAAGGAAATCGTCACCTACGTCCGGGAGGCCCTGGAAGTGCCGCTCGGCATCCACGCCCACAACGACGGCGGCCTGGCGGCGGCCAACTCCATCCTGGCCGTGGAGGCGGGCTGCATCCAGGTGCAGGGGACCATCAACGGCTACGGCGAGCGTTGCGGCAACGTCGACCTCTGTACCGTGATCCCGAACCTGGTCTTCAAAAAGCGGCTCGCCTGTATCCCCGAGGAGAACCTCGTCTACCTAACCGACCTCTCCCGGTACGTGTCGGAGCTGGCCAACAAGAGCCCGGAGTCCCGCCAGCCCTTCGTGGGCACCAGCGCCTTCGCGCACAAGGGCGGGATCCACGTGAACGCCCTTCTGAAGGACCGCCAGACCTACGAGCACATCCCGCCCGAGAGCGTGGGCAACAAGCGGCGGGTCCTGGTTTCCGAGCTGTCCGGCCTGTCCAACCTGGTGTACAAGTATCGCGAGCTAAACCTGGGCCCGGAGCGGGACAGCGCCGAGTACCGCCGCATCCTGAACGAATTGAAAGACCTGGAGCACCAGGGGTTCCAGTTCGAGGGCGCCGAAGGTTCCTTCGAACTCCTCATGCGCAAGGCCTACAACGGCTACCAAAAGCCCTTCCGGCTGGAGACCATGCGCATCCTGACCGAACTCCGGGACGAAGGGCACGTGTACAGCGAGGCGATCATCAAGCTCCGCGTCAACGACGAGATCGTGCACACCGCCGCCGAGGGGAACGGCCCGGTGAACGCCCTCGACGCCGCCCTGCGCAAGGCTCTGGAGGAATTCTACCCGGTTATCAGGAACATGCGGCTCCACGACTACAAGGTGCGCGTCCTGAACGAGAAAGAAGGCACCGGCGCGGTGGTCCGGGTGCTGATCGAAACCGGCGACGGCCGGAAATCCTGGGGCACAGTGGGAGTTTCTTCCAACATCATCGAGGCCAGTTGGCAGGCCCTGGCAGACAGCTTCGCCTACGGGATCCTGAAGCTCAAAGAGAACGGTGCACCCGACGCCCAGGCGCCGTGAGGCGCCTTTTTTCCATTTTTAGGCTTTGCCCAAAGCCGGACTCTCGGGCGCGCGTGTCCGCATACCATGTACCGTGTCTTGAAAGAGCCGGGAATGTATGATAAACATAGAGTGAGCTGACACTTTATGGGGGCTTTTCATGCCGATGGGCGCGCTGTTTGGCACTGACGGGGTGCGCGGCCTTGCCAACGAGGAACTTTCGCCCGAACTGGCCTTCAAACTCGGCCGGGCGGGCGCCTTCGTGCTCCAGGAGGAGACCGGCGCGCGGGCGCTGGTTATCGGGCGGGACACCCGGCTCTCCGGGGATATGCTCGAGGCCGCCCTGGTCGCCGGCATCTGCTCGGTGGGCGTGGACGTCATCCGGGTGGGGGTGCTGCCCACCCCGGCCATCGCCTACCTGTCGCGGGCCCCGGAGGCCGGCGGTGGCGTGGTCATCTCGGCGTCGCACAACCCGTACGAGGACAACGGCATCAAGTTTTTCGGGGCCAACGGCTACAAGCTGCCGGACCGGTTGGAGGACCGCATCGAGCACCTGGTCCTGACCGCCGGCGGTGCCCTGCCCACCCCCTCCGGGATCGGCGTGGGCCGGGTACGGGAGATGCCCGACGCCATGGAGCGCTACGTCCGGTTCGCCTGCGGGACCGGGCCGTCTGACCTTGCGGGGCTGAAAATCGTGGTGGACTGCGCCAACGGCGCCGCCTACCAGGTGGCGCCCCAGGTGCTGGGCCGCCTCGGCGCGAGCGTCGTCCCGCTGTTTGATACCCCGGACGGCACCAACATCAACGCGGGCTGCGGCTCCACCCACCCGCACGTGCTGCAGCAGGCGGTGCCGGCTGAGGGGGCGGACCTGGGCCTCGCCTTCGATGGCGACGCCGACCGGCTGATCGCGGTCGACGAGCACGGCCGCCTGGTGGACGGCGACCACCTGCTGGTCATCTGCGGCCGGCACATGCGCCGGCACGGGCGCCTGGCGGGGAACACGATGGTGGTCACGGTGATGAGCAACCTCGGGTTGCACTTGGCCCTGCGCGAAGCCGGTATCCGGGTGCTGCAGACCAAGGTGGGCGACCGGTACGTCCTGGAGGAGATGCTCCGGTCGGGGTGCTGCCTGGGAGGGGAGCAGTCGGGCCACATCATCTTCACCGAGTACAACACCACCGGGGACGGGATCATCACCGCCCTGCAGCTCCTCAAGGTGATGCGGGAGACCGGCCGGCCCCTGTCGCAACTGGCCGCCCAGATGGAGCGGCTGCCCCAGCTCTTGGAGAACGTGCGCGTCCGGGACCGGAACGCGGTCATGTCGAGCCCGGCGCTGTGGGAGGCCATCGCCCGGTACGAGCACGGCTTAAACGGCGAGGGGCGCATCCTGGTCCGGCCCTCGGGCACCGAGCCCCTGGTGCGGGTTATGGCCGAGGCCCGGAACGAAACCCTCTTGACGAAGGTGGTGGAAGAGCTGGTCCGGGTCGTCACCGAGATCGACCGGCAGCAGGCGGGATAAACGCGGACCAACGAACCGATTGACGGACAACTGGTGGACAGACGGACAGCCGGCGGACAACAGGCGGGCAATTGAATAAAAACCAGCGCCAGAACCCCCGTGCCGCGTTTGCGGTGTGTGCAGTGCGGGGGTTGACGAGGGGGAGGTTCATCGAAGGATTCGGCGGATGCCTCCCGGCTTGGGGTCACGGCCGAGAACGGCGCCACAAAACCGCGGGGTGACCCGCGGGACAAAAGCGCCCGGTGACCTGAAAGGCAATAATCCCGAGAGCGACCGACCGCTTGCGGGGAAGGGACCGTTTGGAACCGTTCTCCGGCGGGCGGCACGACTTTTTGGACCGCGCTTTGTTGCCGGTCCTTTCTATTTTTTAGAACAACAGGAGGACTTCACCTATGTGCGGAATCGTGGGTTACACCGGTCACCAGCAGGCTGTGCCCGTACTGATCGACGGGCTCAGGCGCCTCGAGTACCGCGGTTACGACTCGGCGGGCATCGTCGTGCCCGAAAACGGGGGCCTGACCGTGCAAAAGCGGGCGGGCACCCTTGACGTGCTGGTGCAGGCCCTCTGCGACTGCCGTTTCACGGCCACGTCCGGAATCGGGCACACCCGCTGGGCCACGCACGGCGCGCCCACCGACGTCAACGCCCACCCCCACACCGACTGCAGCGGGCGGCTCGCCGTGGTGCACAACGGGATCATCGAGAACTACCATCGCCTGCGGAGCTGGCTCAAAGCCGAGGGGCACGTGTTCCGTTCGGACACCGACACCGAGGTACTGCCCCACCTGATCGAGCAGTTCTACCGGGGCAACCTGTACCAGGCCGTGCTGGAGGCCCTGGAGCGGGTGGAGGGGAGCTTCGCGCTCCTGGCGCTGACCGTCGACGAGCCCGAACGGCTGGTCACCGCCCGCCAGGACAGCCCGCTGGTCATCGGCGTGGGCGAGCGGGAGAACTTCATCGCCTCCGACATCCCGGCGCTCCTCGCCCATACGCGGGACACCTACCTTTTAAACGACGGCGAACTCGCCGAGGTCACCCCGGACGGGGTTCGGATCTCCGACTTCCACGGCCGGCCGCTGGCCAGGGAGATCTTCCAGGTCCACTGGGAGGCCGAACAGGCCGAAAAGGCCGGCTACGACCACTTCATGCTGAAAGAAATCCACGAGCAGCCGCGGGCGCTCCGCGACACCCTGCGCGGCCGGATCGACGACGACTGCCGCCGCGCCGTCCTCGACGAACTGAATCTGGAGCCCGGTTTCGTCAAAAACCTGAACAAGATCTTCGTGACCGCGTGCGGCACCGCTTTCCACGCCGGCGTGGTCGGAAAA is drawn from Candidatus Desulforudis audaxviator MP104C and contains these coding sequences:
- the cimA gene encoding citramalate synthase, whose product is MSAIQIYDTTLRDGTQGEGVAFSVEDKIKITRRLDRMGFHYVEGGWPGSNPKDLEFFRQIRNERFRQAKVAAFGSTRKAGRPADQDANLLAILESGVCTATIFGKSWDFHVYRALGTTLEENLAMVADSVAFLKSRGLEVLFDAEHFFDGYRANPQYAMAVLRAAQDAGADMVVLCDTNGGTLPTELKEIVTYVREALEVPLGIHAHNDGGLAAANSILAVEAGCIQVQGTINGYGERCGNVDLCTVIPNLVFKKRLACIPEENLVYLTDLSRYVSELANKSPESRQPFVGTSAFAHKGGIHVNALLKDRQTYEHIPPESVGNKRRVLVSELSGLSNLVYKYRELNLGPERDSAEYRRILNELKDLEHQGFQFEGAEGSFELLMRKAYNGYQKPFRLETMRILTELRDEGHVYSEAIIKLRVNDEIVHTAAEGNGPVNALDAALRKALEEFYPVIRNMRLHDYKVRVLNEKEGTGAVVRVLIETGDGRKSWGTVGVSSNIIEASWQALADSFAYGILKLKENGAPDAQAP
- the glmM gene encoding phosphoglucosamine mutase, encoding MGALFGTDGVRGLANEELSPELAFKLGRAGAFVLQEETGARALVIGRDTRLSGDMLEAALVAGICSVGVDVIRVGVLPTPAIAYLSRAPEAGGGVVISASHNPYEDNGIKFFGANGYKLPDRLEDRIEHLVLTAGGALPTPSGIGVGRVREMPDAMERYVRFACGTGPSDLAGLKIVVDCANGAAYQVAPQVLGRLGASVVPLFDTPDGTNINAGCGSTHPHVLQQAVPAEGADLGLAFDGDADRLIAVDEHGRLVDGDHLLVICGRHMRRHGRLAGNTMVVTVMSNLGLHLALREAGIRVLQTKVGDRYVLEEMLRSGCCLGGEQSGHIIFTEYNTTGDGIITALQLLKVMRETGRPLSQLAAQMERLPQLLENVRVRDRNAVMSSPALWEAIARYEHGLNGEGRILVRPSGTEPLVRVMAEARNETLLTKVVEELVRVVTEIDRQQAG
- the glmS gene encoding glutamine--fructose-6-phosphate transaminase (isomerizing) is translated as MCGIVGYTGHQQAVPVLIDGLRRLEYRGYDSAGIVVPENGGLTVQKRAGTLDVLVQALCDCRFTATSGIGHTRWATHGAPTDVNAHPHTDCSGRLAVVHNGIIENYHRLRSWLKAEGHVFRSDTDTEVLPHLIEQFYRGNLYQAVLEALERVEGSFALLALTVDEPERLVTARQDSPLVIGVGERENFIASDIPALLAHTRDTYLLNDGELAEVTPDGVRISDFHGRPLAREIFQVHWEAEQAEKAGYDHFMLKEIHEQPRALRDTLRGRIDDDCRRAVLDELNLEPGFVKNLNKIFVTACGTAFHAGVVGKYIIEKLVRLPVEVDIASEFRYRDPLIGPGDLVVVVSQSGETADTRAALREAKSRGARVVAITNVVGSSIAREADSVLYTWAGPEIAVASTKAYVTQLAAFYLLAVWLAGERGALPGEEREDLLRALRELHHGVGQILAGAGEIAALARRYHQRHCLFFIGRGLDYAVAMEGSLKLKEISYIHAEAYAAGELKHGTLALITEGVPVIALATQPELFEKTLSNIKEVKARGAEVVTLTFQGDHDSEELGDFRVYLPPTHPFLAPILTVVPLQLFAYYAAVYRGCSVDKPRNLAKSVTVE